A part of Microbulbifer salipaludis genomic DNA contains:
- a CDS encoding gamma-butyrobetaine hydroxylase-like domain-containing protein: MSPPQKIRLNKAEKALTLEYKDAEFVLPAEYLRVYSPSAEVRGHGIGEGTLVEGKLHVGIDRVAAAGRYALQIFFDDGHDSGIYTWDYLRELCDTRDEKWPAYLARLEAAGKGRDPDESTVKFIGG, from the coding sequence ATGTCCCCACCCCAGAAAATCCGGTTGAATAAAGCCGAAAAAGCTCTGACCCTTGAATACAAGGACGCGGAGTTTGTACTTCCCGCCGAATACCTCCGCGTGTATTCTCCCAGTGCCGAAGTGCGCGGCCACGGTATCGGTGAAGGCACCCTGGTAGAGGGCAAGCTGCATGTCGGCATCGACCGGGTCGCGGCTGCCGGCCGCTATGCCCTGCAGATTTTCTTTGACGATGGCCACGACAGCGGTATCTACACCTGGGACTACCTGCGCGAACTCTGCGATACCCGCGACGAAAAGTGGCCGGCGTATCTGGCGCGGCTGGAAGCGGCCGGCAAGGGCCGCGACCCCGACGAAAGTACGGTGAAATTCATCGGCGGCTAG
- a CDS encoding alkaline phosphatase → MGKQVNRALRFFAAGTVTAMSSIALAELPAYQQTSSWYANGEAALAAKLADTRTEKSAKNVILFVGDGMGVSTLTAARILDGQMRGESGEENLLSFEAFPHTALIKTYNTNQQTPDSAGTMTAMMTGVKTRAGMINVDSDGLRADCAGVAGNELNTFLELMEDQGRSTGIVSTARITHATPAATYARSPERNWESNDGLSEEAVANGCVDIAAQLVSLDVGDGIDVILGGGRRHFITSDDGGKRTDGRDLTAEWRDRYSEQRAAYVQSGSELAGTDLANTDKLLGLFTASHMSYDADRTAHDKDEPSIAEMTGRAIELLSKNEQGYFLMVESGRIDHGHHAGSAYTALHDTIAFAEAVKTATETVNLDDTLILVTADHSHVMTIAGYATRGNPILGKVETNDSHGAPTGAPALAKDDLPYTALSYANGLGFADLGGETNADARYYLPADTGRKDLTATDTQAPGFHQEALVPLGSESHAGEDITLHAIGAGAQLVQGTLEQNAVFHLMIGATGLPVSAE, encoded by the coding sequence ATGGGTAAACAGGTTAATCGCGCGCTGCGTTTCTTTGCGGCGGGCACCGTGACGGCGATGTCGTCGATTGCGCTGGCAGAGTTGCCAGCCTACCAGCAGACCAGTAGCTGGTACGCCAACGGAGAGGCCGCACTGGCGGCCAAGCTGGCAGATACCCGCACCGAAAAATCCGCAAAAAATGTCATTCTGTTTGTGGGCGATGGCATGGGCGTTTCCACACTCACCGCCGCGCGTATTCTGGATGGCCAGATGCGCGGCGAGAGCGGCGAGGAAAACCTGCTCTCGTTCGAAGCATTTCCCCATACCGCGCTAATCAAAACCTACAACACCAACCAGCAGACCCCGGATTCCGCCGGCACCATGACCGCCATGATGACCGGCGTGAAAACCCGCGCGGGCATGATCAATGTCGACAGCGATGGCTTGCGTGCCGATTGCGCGGGCGTGGCCGGGAACGAACTCAATACCTTTCTCGAGCTGATGGAAGACCAGGGGCGCAGCACCGGTATCGTTTCCACCGCGCGCATCACCCACGCCACCCCGGCGGCCACCTATGCGCGTTCGCCGGAGCGCAACTGGGAGTCCAACGATGGCCTGAGCGAAGAGGCCGTGGCAAATGGCTGTGTGGATATCGCCGCACAGCTGGTAAGCCTCGATGTGGGCGATGGCATTGACGTGATTCTCGGCGGTGGGCGCCGTCACTTTATTACCAGCGATGATGGCGGCAAGCGCACCGACGGGCGCGACCTTACCGCCGAATGGCGGGATCGCTACAGCGAGCAGCGCGCAGCTTATGTACAAAGTGGCAGCGAGCTGGCGGGCACCGATCTTGCCAACACCGACAAACTGCTCGGTCTGTTTACTGCCTCCCACATGAGTTATGACGCCGACCGCACCGCGCATGACAAAGACGAGCCTTCCATCGCGGAAATGACCGGCCGTGCGATTGAGTTGTTGTCGAAAAATGAACAGGGTTACTTCCTGATGGTGGAATCCGGTCGCATCGATCACGGCCACCATGCCGGCAGCGCCTACACCGCCCTGCACGACACCATCGCGTTCGCCGAAGCGGTCAAGACCGCGACGGAAACCGTGAATCTCGATGACACCCTGATACTGGTGACTGCCGACCACAGTCATGTGATGACCATTGCCGGCTATGCCACACGCGGCAACCCGATTCTTGGCAAGGTGGAAACCAACGATAGCCACGGCGCGCCCACCGGTGCCCCCGCACTGGCCAAAGACGACCTGCCCTACACCGCCCTGTCTTATGCCAATGGTCTCGGATTTGCCGACCTGGGCGGAGAAACCAACGCCGATGCCCGGTATTATCTGCCCGCAGATACAGGCCGCAAGGATCTCACGGCCACCGATACCCAGGCACCGGGTTTCCATCAGGAGGCCTTGGTGCCGCTGGGATCCGAGTCGCACGCGGGCGAAGACATCACCCTGCACGCCATTGGCGCGGGTGCACAGCTGGTTCAGGGCACCCTGGAGCAGAACGCGGTATTTCATTTGATGATCGGCGCCACCGGGCTGCCGGTCAGCGCAGAATAA
- a CDS encoding alkaline phosphatase: MQLNKLSAAFAALLGLTLAACSDNNSAPAPGAPAPQPEPEVPGLVLSDAQRNSDWYKNGAAAIASARDVAINNDRGAARNVILFVGDGMGISTVTAARILAGQLQGQSGEEYQLSFEKMPFAGLIKTYNTNQQTPDSAGTATAMVTGVKTKAGVLNVDETVARGDCAGSLQRPLTTALELAEGLGKSTGIVSTARITHATPAATYAKVPERGWEYAAPEGCKDIATQLVELAAGDGIDVVMGGGRRSFLPAEVTDLEGKTGRRTDGVNLIDAWKARYNDGVTNARYIEDQSGFDGIEVASTDKLLGLFESSHMRYEEDRDNDVAGEPSLSQMTGKAIELLSKNENGYFMMVESGRIDHGHHAGSAYSALTDAVEMAKAVQVAMDNTSAEDTLIVVTADHSHVMTIAGYPTRGNPILGKVVNNDSRGQPEAGVALAADGLPYTTITYANGLGHAHYGASTDADDRYEDPISAGRQDISASDTESAGYHQEALVPLGSETHAGEDVGVWARGPGSHLLSGTNEQSFIFHVMAHSGGLMGEN; the protein is encoded by the coding sequence ATGCAACTGAACAAACTTTCCGCCGCCTTTGCGGCGCTCCTCGGCCTCACGCTAGCCGCCTGCAGTGACAATAATTCCGCACCGGCGCCGGGCGCCCCGGCACCGCAACCCGAGCCGGAAGTCCCGGGTCTGGTGCTGTCGGACGCCCAGCGCAACAGTGACTGGTACAAAAATGGTGCCGCAGCCATCGCCAGTGCACGGGATGTGGCGATCAACAACGACCGCGGTGCGGCCAGGAATGTCATCCTGTTTGTAGGCGATGGCATGGGTATCTCGACGGTCACCGCCGCGCGCATTCTCGCCGGGCAGTTGCAGGGCCAGAGTGGTGAGGAATACCAGCTCAGCTTCGAGAAAATGCCGTTTGCGGGTCTGATCAAAACCTACAATACCAACCAGCAGACCCCGGACTCTGCGGGCACCGCCACCGCCATGGTCACCGGCGTAAAAACCAAGGCCGGTGTGCTGAATGTGGATGAAACGGTGGCGCGCGGTGATTGCGCTGGCAGTCTGCAGCGCCCGCTCACCACCGCGCTGGAGCTGGCAGAAGGCCTGGGCAAGAGCACCGGTATCGTGAGCACCGCGCGCATCACCCACGCCACCCCTGCCGCCACCTACGCCAAGGTGCCGGAGCGTGGCTGGGAATACGCGGCGCCGGAAGGCTGTAAGGATATTGCCACACAGCTGGTGGAGCTGGCCGCCGGCGATGGGATCGACGTTGTGATGGGCGGCGGCCGCCGCAGTTTCCTGCCCGCGGAGGTCACCGATCTCGAGGGAAAAACCGGGCGCCGTACTGACGGGGTCAACCTGATCGACGCGTGGAAGGCGCGTTACAATGACGGTGTGACCAATGCGCGGTATATCGAGGACCAGTCCGGTTTCGATGGAATTGAGGTGGCCAGTACCGACAAGTTACTGGGCCTGTTTGAAAGTTCGCACATGCGCTACGAGGAAGACCGCGACAACGATGTGGCCGGCGAACCCTCCCTGTCGCAAATGACCGGCAAGGCCATCGAGTTGCTGAGCAAAAACGAAAACGGCTATTTCATGATGGTGGAATCGGGTCGTATCGACCACGGTCACCACGCCGGCAGTGCCTACAGCGCGCTCACCGACGCGGTGGAAATGGCGAAAGCGGTGCAGGTGGCGATGGACAACACCAGTGCGGAAGACACCCTGATCGTGGTGACCGCCGACCACAGCCACGTCATGACCATTGCCGGTTACCCCACCCGCGGCAATCCGATTCTGGGCAAAGTGGTGAACAACGACAGCCGCGGCCAGCCGGAAGCCGGTGTGGCGCTCGCCGCCGACGGCCTGCCCTACACCACCATCACCTATGCCAACGGCCTCGGCCACGCACACTATGGTGCCAGCACCGATGCGGACGACCGCTACGAAGACCCGATCAGTGCCGGCCGTCAGGACATCAGCGCCAGCGACACCGAATCAGCCGGCTACCACCAGGAAGCCCTGGTGCCGCTCGGCAGTGAAACCCATGCCGGTGAAGACGTCGGTGTGTGGGCGCGCGGCCCCGGCTCACACCTGCTGTCTGGCACCAATGAGCAGAGCTTTATCTTTCATGTGATGGCACATTCTGGCGGGTTGATGGGCGAAAACTGA
- a CDS encoding CHAD domain-containing protein — translation MRALLRLIRYANTTTDTLYRTENTRYRSINDALSACRESASLHLALDAQLEVGRCPHTAAHLKGRLDNGYTERLLEQTEKSLQLALIKIYGWHFQGASWDDIELGYCKSYRRAFKAMGHALALNSDEQVHTLRKRAKDQWYQSRLLEEHYPETIGKRTRDLQRLASALGDWRDLRLLCQHLARHGHETPEMASEQKALLDQANQRLEQLRDEIAQLCRQLFPQAHWTFA, via the coding sequence TTGCGCGCCCTGTTGCGCCTTATCCGCTACGCCAATACCACCACAGACACCCTGTACCGCACAGAGAATACCCGTTACCGCAGCATCAATGATGCACTCAGTGCCTGCCGCGAGAGCGCATCGCTACATCTCGCCCTGGACGCACAATTGGAAGTCGGGCGCTGCCCGCACACTGCAGCGCACCTGAAGGGGCGATTGGATAACGGGTACACCGAAAGGCTGCTGGAGCAGACCGAAAAGTCGTTGCAACTGGCGCTAATAAAGATTTATGGCTGGCACTTTCAGGGCGCCAGCTGGGACGATATTGAATTGGGCTACTGTAAAAGCTACCGGCGGGCGTTCAAGGCCATGGGACACGCCCTCGCACTGAACTCAGACGAGCAGGTTCACACTCTGCGTAAACGCGCCAAAGACCAGTGGTACCAGAGTCGCCTGCTGGAAGAGCACTACCCGGAAACCATCGGCAAGCGCACCCGCGACCTGCAAAGGTTAGCCAGCGCACTGGGCGACTGGCGCGACCTGCGGTTACTCTGCCAGCACCTTGCTCGCCACGGCCACGAAACACCCGAAATGGCCAGCGAACAGAAAGCCTTGCTGGACCAAGCAAATCAGCGGTTAGAACAGCTGCGCGACGAGATCGCGCAGCTATGCCGGCAACTGTTCCCGCAGGCGCACTGGACGTTTGCGTAG
- the ubiE gene encoding bifunctional demethylmenaquinone methyltransferase/2-methoxy-6-polyprenyl-1,4-benzoquinol methylase UbiE, which translates to MTERKTTHFGYQQVPVEEKAGRVADVFHSVAARYDVMNDLMSGGIHRLWKRFTIELSAARPGQTILDIAGGTGDLTARFSRIVGPTGKVVLADINESMLKVGRDRLLDRGIAGNVETVQADAQYLPFPDNTFDCITIAFGLRNVTDKDLALRSMLRVLKPGGRLLVLEFSKPQSKLLEKVYDQYSFRLLPFMGKLVADDADSYRYLAESIRMHPDQQTLKDMMGEAGFVDCEYHNMTGGIVALHKGIKP; encoded by the coding sequence ATGACCGAACGCAAGACGACCCACTTCGGCTACCAGCAGGTGCCGGTCGAAGAGAAGGCGGGACGAGTGGCGGATGTATTCCACTCGGTAGCAGCCCGCTATGACGTGATGAACGACCTGATGTCGGGCGGTATCCACCGCCTGTGGAAGCGTTTCACCATCGAGCTTTCTGCCGCGCGTCCGGGGCAGACCATTCTGGATATTGCCGGCGGTACCGGGGATCTTACGGCGCGCTTTTCCCGTATTGTGGGCCCTACCGGCAAGGTGGTGTTGGCGGATATCAACGAGTCGATGCTGAAAGTCGGCCGCGATCGTCTGCTGGATCGCGGTATTGCGGGCAATGTGGAGACGGTACAGGCAGATGCCCAGTACCTGCCGTTCCCGGACAATACTTTTGATTGCATTACCATCGCCTTCGGCCTGCGCAACGTCACCGATAAGGATCTGGCGCTGCGTTCGATGCTGCGGGTGCTGAAGCCCGGTGGCCGCCTGCTGGTGCTGGAGTTTTCCAAGCCGCAGTCGAAGCTGCTGGAGAAGGTCTACGATCAATACTCGTTCCGCCTGCTGCCGTTTATGGGCAAGCTGGTGGCGGACGATGCAGACAGCTACCGCTACCTGGCCGAGAGCATCCGCATGCATCCGGATCAGCAGACCCTGAAAGACATGATGGGCGAGGCCGGTTTTGTGGACTGCGAATACCACAATATGACCGGTGGCATTGTGGCCCTGCACAAGGGCATCAAGCCCTAA
- a CDS encoding ubiquinone biosynthesis accessory factor UbiJ: protein MTDPTFRAGFDATLETAINTALRYDPGSRARLAKLAGKVLRVDLTAPALTLFLAIDDEDGEEGGYIEVHSRWSGEVTTELSGSALAFVQLLRNRDATPAKLGVEVRGSSALLAELQAIMRNLDIDWEEPLAKLIGDSPAHQLGSGVRMAASWLKDALGAAPKAGAEAVSEEWRVTPPQAQFEAFAEDVAEFAQGVDRLEARVDILRRKLERRNQPDGEGK from the coding sequence ATGACCGACCCCACCTTCCGCGCCGGCTTCGATGCCACCCTGGAAACCGCCATCAACACCGCCCTGCGCTATGACCCGGGCAGCCGCGCGCGCCTGGCCAAGCTGGCGGGCAAGGTATTGCGGGTAGATCTCACCGCGCCTGCGTTGACCCTGTTCCTGGCGATCGATGATGAGGACGGTGAAGAGGGTGGCTATATAGAGGTCCACAGCCGCTGGAGTGGCGAGGTGACCACGGAGCTGTCCGGCTCTGCGCTGGCCTTTGTGCAATTGCTGCGAAATCGAGACGCGACACCGGCCAAGCTGGGGGTGGAAGTGCGCGGTTCCAGCGCGCTGCTGGCGGAGTTACAGGCAATCATGCGGAATCTGGATATCGATTGGGAGGAGCCGCTGGCGAAGCTGATTGGTGATTCTCCCGCGCATCAGCTGGGTAGCGGGGTGCGCATGGCGGCGAGCTGGCTGAAAGATGCGCTGGGCGCGGCGCCGAAAGCGGGTGCCGAGGCGGTGAGTGAGGAGTGGCGGGTGACGCCGCCGCAGGCGCAATTTGAGGCGTTTGCGGAAGATGTGGCGGAATTTGCCCAGGGGGTGGACCGGCTGGAGGCGCGTGTTGATATTTTGCGCCGCAAGCTGGAGCGCCGGAACCAGCCAGACGGTGAGGGTAAGTAG